The Edaphobacter sp. 12200R-103 genome contains a region encoding:
- a CDS encoding AraC family ligand binding domain-containing protein gives MTTSRDDGNMIDEFARFDLKQEMTDAQSKKPWTAGHYAKTLFKKEDFRTVLIAMEPKARMNEHHADGTISLQVLKGQIQVSVRGKSQNLSESSLLTLSASIPHEVEALTDAAFLLTISWPSNSELLQMKHRGYGT, from the coding sequence ATGACAACTTCACGGGATGACGGCAACATGATCGACGAGTTCGCGCGTTTTGACCTGAAACAGGAGATGACAGACGCGCAGAGCAAAAAGCCCTGGACCGCAGGTCATTACGCAAAGACGCTCTTCAAAAAGGAAGACTTCCGCACGGTGCTGATCGCCATGGAACCGAAGGCGCGCATGAACGAGCATCATGCCGACGGCACGATTTCGCTGCAGGTCCTGAAAGGCCAGATCCAGGTCAGTGTCCGGGGAAAATCGCAGAATCTCTCCGAGAGTAGTCTGCTGACCCTGAGTGCATCGATCCCGCATGAGGTGGAGGCGCTTACAGACGCTGCGTTCCTGCTGACCATCTCATGGCCAAGCAATAGCGAACTGCTGCAGATGAAGCATCGCGGGTACGGCACCTAG
- a CDS encoding molybdenum cofactor guanylyltransferase, with protein MTGPSLAGFVLAGGRSSRMGQDKALLPLDSVPLIQRAVWKLRKLTSQVCILGSRPELSPFAPLVPDLRESCGPLGGMEAALSHTLYDWSLVLPVDMPFLPAALLRCWANIVVSRPSARVACFVVDDVPQPALCLLHREMLPFLTEAAQQGRFKLYPALVQAALQLATRSGSASDAVFLQRRWMVNAALPLLRELQAEAGEESREFLSPAQRAASNLWFENLNTPEQFAEAQQHLDAVEA; from the coding sequence ATGACAGGTCCCTCGCTGGCGGGCTTCGTGCTGGCTGGCGGACGCAGCAGCCGCATGGGCCAGGACAAGGCTCTGCTGCCCCTGGACAGTGTTCCCCTGATTCAGCGGGCCGTCTGGAAACTCCGCAAGCTGACCTCGCAGGTCTGCATTCTCGGCAGCAGGCCTGAGCTTTCCCCCTTCGCTCCGCTGGTTCCCGATCTTCGCGAGAGCTGCGGTCCTCTGGGCGGAATGGAGGCCGCACTCAGCCACACGCTCTACGACTGGAGCCTTGTGCTACCCGTCGATATGCCCTTCCTTCCGGCTGCCCTGTTGCGCTGCTGGGCCAATATTGTGGTCAGCCGGCCCTCGGCCAGAGTCGCCTGCTTTGTGGTGGATGATGTTCCTCAGCCGGCGCTCTGCCTTCTGCATCGCGAGATGCTGCCCTTCCTTACAGAGGCGGCACAGCAGGGGAGATTCAAGCTTTACCCGGCGCTCGTACAGGCCGCTCTGCAACTTGCTACCCGCAGTGGAAGCGCCTCCGATGCGGTCTTCCTGCAGCGTCGATGGATGGTGAATGCGGCGCTCCCGCTTTTGAGAGAACTTCAGGCGGAGGCAGGGGAAGAGAGCCGGGAGTTTTTGTCGCCTGCCCAGCGGGCTGCATCCAATCTCTGGTTTGAGAATCTCAACACTCCAGAGCAGTTTGCCGAAGCACAGCAGCACCTCGATGCCGTCGAGGCATAG
- a CDS encoding ABC transporter ATP-binding protein codes for MMAGESDDRARSAAPDAAIPKADKVDKRETVQKEDAEGSKHVSDDQSSANASELAPLTAEISADVAPAVEEFMEQAAQQNQAAATEDASERNSQKTVPYISFENVSKSFNGVPVLENVNFCVLPGETLCILGRSGVGKSVSLQMLMGFLKPDSGIIRVAGDDITRYDEKQMQAIRRKVTMVFQNGALFDSVTVGENVAFPLRERGELSEEQIYQVVRGLLEMVGVAGMEDLLPSDLSTGMKRSVAIARALAAQPEAVLYDEPTTMVDPLMGHLLGDLIERLKQQLHLTSIVVTHDMRFAKRLADRVVFLHAGKALFFGTMEEMEKSDYPILKEFLELDELVMPR; via the coding sequence ATGATGGCTGGAGAATCAGACGACCGCGCGCGAAGCGCTGCCCCCGATGCAGCGATACCAAAGGCTGACAAGGTTGATAAAAGGGAGACGGTTCAAAAAGAGGATGCCGAAGGTTCTAAGCACGTCTCCGACGATCAGAGCAGCGCGAACGCCAGTGAGCTGGCTCCACTGACCGCCGAGATCTCTGCCGATGTCGCCCCTGCAGTGGAAGAATTCATGGAGCAGGCTGCCCAGCAGAATCAGGCTGCTGCCACAGAAGATGCTTCGGAGCGGAATTCGCAGAAAACGGTTCCATATATCTCCTTTGAGAACGTCTCAAAATCCTTCAATGGAGTTCCCGTTTTGGAGAACGTCAACTTCTGCGTTCTTCCCGGCGAGACGCTCTGCATCCTGGGGCGCAGCGGCGTCGGAAAATCTGTCTCGCTTCAGATGCTGATGGGGTTTTTGAAGCCTGACAGCGGCATCATTCGCGTCGCCGGCGACGACATCACCAGATACGACGAGAAGCAGATGCAGGCCATCCGACGTAAGGTCACGATGGTCTTCCAGAACGGCGCGCTCTTTGACTCTGTCACGGTGGGGGAGAACGTCGCTTTTCCTTTGCGCGAACGAGGCGAGCTGAGTGAAGAACAGATCTACCAGGTGGTGAGGGGATTGTTAGAGATGGTGGGCGTTGCCGGCATGGAAGACCTGCTTCCATCGGACCTCTCTACCGGGATGAAGCGTTCGGTTGCGATCGCACGTGCGCTTGCCGCTCAGCCGGAGGCCGTCCTCTATGACGAGCCAACAACGATGGTCGATCCGCTGATGGGTCACCTGCTGGGCGATCTGATTGAACGGCTCAAGCAGCAGCTTCATCTCACCAGCATTGTCGTCACCCACGATATGCGTTTCGCCAAACGCCTGGCCGATCGAGTGGTCTTTCTTCACGCCGGAAAGGCGCTCTTCTTCGGCACGATGGAGGAGATGGAAAAGAGTGACTATCCCATCCTGAAAGAATTTCTTGAACTGGATGAGCTTGTTATGCCTCGATGA
- a CDS encoding NAD+ synthase → MKIALAQINPTVGDFTGNIKKIVEFAARASEQGAELVVFPELAVCGYPPADFLEKNAFVERAVQAVHEIAAWTGEQGRPAVLVGSVMPAASKIGKHVSNVAVLLSKGKTAFVQQKMLLPFYDVFDEQRYFEPASSQCLTSLNDQPLAITICEDAWNDKDFWPRQLYPVDPVNALMQQWQADADHLDRYPRIILNISASPFCQGKPATRQRMLAAIAQRHHAFVVLVNQVGGNDGLVFDGSSLVLDPSGKAVARAGCFVEDLIVVDIPHAEEAAPAPCDEIREVWQALVLGTRDYVRKCGFSKVLVAVSGGIDSALVAAIAVEALGAENVIGVGMPSEYSSLGSIEDARSLAHNLGIRFELLPIHDIFAQFQKVLEPLFAGTSFGIAEENLQPRIRGTLLMAISNKFGALVLTTGNKSEMAVGYCTLYGDMVGALAVIGDVYKTRVYQLAHHANRTREVIPLNTITKPPSAELRPGQQDTDSLPPYEVLDPILMAYVERFLSAEQIAKEQNVDLALVRSVLKLVEQSEYKRQQAAPVLKITPKSFGTGRRFPIAVKVQV, encoded by the coding sequence GTGAAGATAGCTCTGGCGCAGATCAACCCCACGGTGGGGGACTTCACCGGAAACATAAAAAAGATCGTCGAATTCGCAGCTCGCGCCTCGGAACAGGGGGCCGAGCTGGTTGTCTTTCCTGAGCTGGCCGTCTGCGGGTATCCTCCTGCGGACTTCCTTGAGAAGAACGCTTTCGTCGAGCGCGCTGTACAGGCTGTCCATGAGATTGCAGCCTGGACCGGCGAACAGGGACGCCCTGCCGTGCTGGTCGGCTCGGTCATGCCTGCGGCCTCAAAGATTGGTAAACATGTCTCCAATGTTGCGGTGCTGCTTTCCAAGGGAAAAACGGCTTTTGTTCAGCAGAAGATGCTGCTGCCGTTCTACGACGTCTTTGATGAGCAGCGTTATTTTGAGCCCGCCAGCTCGCAGTGCCTCACTTCGCTGAACGACCAACCCCTGGCCATTACTATCTGCGAGGATGCCTGGAACGATAAGGACTTTTGGCCCCGCCAGCTCTACCCAGTCGATCCGGTCAATGCGCTGATGCAGCAATGGCAGGCCGATGCGGACCATCTTGACCGCTATCCTCGCATCATTCTCAATATCTCTGCCTCACCGTTCTGTCAGGGGAAGCCCGCGACCCGCCAGCGGATGCTGGCCGCTATCGCCCAGCGTCATCACGCCTTTGTGGTCCTGGTCAACCAGGTGGGCGGAAACGATGGCCTGGTCTTCGATGGCTCCTCGCTGGTGCTCGATCCCTCCGGGAAGGCCGTGGCTCGCGCAGGATGTTTTGTCGAAGATCTCATCGTCGTCGACATCCCACATGCCGAGGAGGCTGCTCCCGCGCCCTGCGACGAGATCCGTGAGGTCTGGCAGGCTCTTGTCCTTGGGACGCGCGACTACGTGCGCAAGTGCGGCTTCAGCAAGGTGCTTGTTGCTGTGAGTGGGGGAATTGACTCCGCCCTGGTCGCTGCCATCGCGGTCGAAGCGCTGGGGGCGGAAAATGTCATCGGCGTCGGTATGCCCAGCGAATATTCCTCACTCGGCTCCATCGAGGACGCGCGTTCTCTCGCGCACAATCTGGGGATCCGCTTCGAGCTGTTGCCTATCCACGATATCTTCGCCCAGTTCCAGAAGGTGCTGGAACCGCTCTTTGCCGGAACCTCCTTTGGGATTGCCGAGGAGAATCTGCAGCCGCGCATCCGTGGCACGTTGCTCATGGCGATCTCCAACAAATTCGGTGCGCTGGTCCTCACGACGGGCAACAAGAGCGAGATGGCCGTCGGGTACTGCACTCTCTACGGAGATATGGTGGGTGCGCTTGCCGTCATTGGTGACGTTTACAAGACGCGCGTCTATCAACTGGCGCACCACGCCAACCGCACGCGTGAAGTGATCCCGCTGAACACCATCACCAAGCCGCCGTCGGCCGAGTTACGTCCCGGCCAGCAGGATACCGACTCCCTGCCACCCTACGAGGTTCTCGATCCCATCCTTATGGCCTACGTCGAGCGCTTCCTCTCTGCCGAGCAGATTGCAAAAGAACAGAATGTGGATCTGGCGCTGGTGCGTTCCGTCCTCAAGCTCGTCGAACAGAGCGAGTACAAACGCCAGCAGGCCGCTCCCGTCCTCAAAATAACCCCGAAGTCTTTTGGAACCGGACGGCGATTTCCCATCGCAGTCAAGGTTCAGGTCTAA
- a CDS encoding sugar transferase, which produces MATPDYLQQVIVSGRRSAVRNDRDQSASSAILRRPSSTSLIWASLDLATVLVAALVALRVHVSIPAQASTSTVLFRIFHVPAHTLLLYLLWYALCLIFFSRSYGLYGPLQNRSGLHEQRMTVQASLTAGLILCGTLYLSNGGGVSRTVVALTVILSTALLCLRRAIQRRSFYRRSIAGFETRNVLIVGAGRVGHALRNHLDSLQHLGYRFKGFVALTEREAELGDVEVIGDVRNCLSLARSLFVDEIFFSVPGDKKLIIGIVEEARQAGIDVRVVPDLYDGLAWNAPVEYIGQFPTIPLHRREFPMGGFLIKRVLDITLSSIALALLSPIILTIALAVRLDSEGAIFYRAHRIGRKGRTFSCYKFRTMVQDADKLKEKLAHMNERDSVLFKISNDPRITRVGRILRKYSLDELPQFYNVLRGDMSLVGPRPPIAREVEQYELDHLRRLEVLPGITGLWQVEARQDPSFDSYISLDTAYVENWSLWLDIKILARTVGVVFAGTGS; this is translated from the coding sequence ATGGCGACTCCGGATTATTTACAGCAGGTAATTGTATCGGGCCGAAGATCAGCAGTTCGAAATGACCGGGACCAATCAGCCTCCTCCGCGATTCTTCGTCGTCCCTCAAGCACCAGTCTTATCTGGGCCTCGCTCGATCTGGCTACCGTTCTGGTTGCCGCACTGGTCGCTCTCCGGGTGCATGTCTCCATCCCCGCGCAGGCTTCCACATCTACGGTTCTGTTTCGTATCTTTCATGTACCGGCGCATACGCTGCTTCTTTACCTGCTCTGGTACGCGCTTTGCCTGATCTTCTTCTCGCGTTCTTACGGACTTTACGGGCCGCTGCAGAACCGGAGTGGCCTGCATGAACAGCGCATGACAGTTCAAGCTTCGTTGACCGCGGGGTTGATCCTTTGCGGAACTCTCTATCTGTCCAACGGGGGCGGCGTCTCCCGTACCGTCGTTGCGCTTACGGTCATCCTCTCCACCGCGCTTCTGTGCCTACGCCGCGCTATCCAACGGAGAAGCTTTTATCGGCGCAGCATCGCGGGATTCGAGACCCGCAATGTACTGATTGTGGGTGCAGGCCGTGTAGGCCACGCCCTGCGAAACCATCTCGACTCCCTTCAGCATCTTGGCTATCGCTTTAAAGGCTTTGTCGCCCTGACCGAGCGTGAAGCTGAACTGGGCGACGTAGAAGTCATCGGGGATGTCCGCAACTGCCTCTCGCTGGCGCGTTCGCTCTTTGTGGACGAGATCTTCTTTTCGGTTCCCGGCGACAAGAAGCTCATCATCGGTATCGTCGAAGAGGCTCGTCAGGCCGGAATCGATGTGCGTGTCGTTCCCGACCTTTATGACGGGCTTGCCTGGAATGCACCGGTTGAGTACATCGGACAGTTTCCCACGATCCCGCTCCATCGCCGTGAGTTCCCGATGGGAGGCTTCCTCATCAAGCGTGTCCTCGACATCACGCTTTCTTCGATTGCCCTGGCGCTGCTGTCTCCTATCATTCTCACGATTGCGCTCGCCGTCCGGCTTGATTCCGAAGGGGCCATCTTCTATCGGGCTCACCGCATCGGCCGTAAGGGACGCACCTTCTCCTGCTACAAGTTCCGCACGATGGTCCAGGATGCCGATAAGCTGAAGGAGAAGCTGGCTCACATGAACGAGCGCGACAGCGTCCTGTTCAAGATCTCCAACGATCCCCGCATCACGCGCGTCGGACGTATTCTGCGCAAGTATTCGCTTGATGAATTGCCGCAGTTCTACAATGTGCTTCGCGGCGACATGAGTCTCGTCGGCCCGCGGCCTCCCATCGCCCGAGAGGTCGAGCAGTACGAGCTCGATCATCTGCGACGCCTCGAAGTGTTGCCGGGAATCACCGGCCTCTGGCAGGTAGAGGCTCGCCAGGATCCCTCCTTCGACAGCTACATCTCGCTCGACACGGCTTATGTTGAGAACTGGAGCCTCTGGCTCGACATCAAGATTCTCGCCCGTACGGTCGGTGTCGTCTTCGCTGGAACAGGCAGCTAG
- a CDS encoding dipeptidase, with amino-acid sequence MEQQKIEAAVEFARGNRQRFVDELKALIRIPSVSTLPEHTGDVRRAAEFIASELRRIGMENVRLIETATGGHPLVYGDWLHAEGNAPTVLCYGHYDVQPAEPLEEWITPPFEPAERDGNLYARGAVDDKGQMWMHVKALESLFAANEGRLPLNIRVLIEGEEEVGGEGIAWFVQNHHDQLRSDLALISDTEMFAPDLPTLCVGLRGMIYTEIEVRGARIDLHSGMYGGAAPNPFVALAQIIAKLKDENGRVQIPGFYDKVAAPSEDELKAWKALPFDEEHYRQTEVGSPELTGEPGYSVLERTWARPTLDVHGMPGGFIGAGAKTVIPAKATAKISMRLVPGQVPSEIFEQYKSFVESIVPRGVEVTVRLIHSAEPIVVSTDNRFVKASVEAMHQVFGTDTVFVRGGGSIPIVGDFIRELGLPTLMMGFGLPDDNLHAPNEKFHLANFHRGIESIIRFFAAAGA; translated from the coding sequence ATGGAGCAGCAGAAGATTGAGGCGGCGGTAGAGTTTGCTCGCGGTAACCGGCAGCGTTTCGTGGACGAGTTGAAGGCCCTGATCAGGATCCCTTCCGTCTCCACCCTGCCCGAGCACACCGGCGACGTGCGCCGCGCCGCCGAGTTTATCGCCTCCGAGCTGCGTCGCATCGGGATGGAAAACGTTCGCCTGATCGAAACTGCTACCGGTGGTCATCCGCTCGTCTATGGCGACTGGCTTCACGCGGAGGGCAATGCACCGACGGTGCTCTGTTATGGGCACTACGACGTTCAGCCTGCCGAGCCATTGGAGGAGTGGATTACTCCGCCGTTTGAGCCTGCAGAGCGTGATGGCAATCTCTACGCGCGGGGAGCAGTCGACGATAAAGGCCAGATGTGGATGCACGTCAAGGCGCTGGAATCCCTGTTCGCTGCGAACGAAGGCAGGCTTCCGCTCAACATTCGCGTGCTGATTGAAGGCGAGGAAGAGGTGGGCGGTGAGGGCATCGCCTGGTTCGTCCAGAATCACCACGATCAGCTTCGCTCCGATCTCGCCCTTATCAGCGATACCGAGATGTTCGCACCCGACCTGCCGACCCTCTGCGTCGGCCTGCGCGGGATGATCTATACCGAGATCGAGGTCCGCGGGGCGCGTATTGACCTGCACTCGGGAATGTACGGCGGCGCAGCTCCCAATCCCTTCGTCGCGCTCGCCCAGATCATCGCGAAGCTCAAAGACGAGAATGGCCGCGTCCAGATTCCCGGCTTTTACGACAAGGTGGCGGCGCCCAGCGAGGATGAGCTGAAGGCATGGAAAGCGCTGCCCTTCGATGAGGAGCACTACCGGCAAACCGAGGTGGGGTCACCTGAGCTTACCGGCGAACCGGGGTACAGCGTGCTCGAACGCACCTGGGCCCGTCCCACGCTCGATGTGCACGGCATGCCCGGAGGATTCATCGGAGCGGGAGCCAAGACGGTCATCCCCGCAAAGGCCACCGCCAAGATCAGCATGCGTCTTGTCCCCGGCCAGGTCCCCTCCGAGATCTTCGAACAGTACAAATCTTTTGTGGAATCCATCGTTCCTCGCGGAGTCGAGGTGACGGTTCGTCTGATTCATTCGGCGGAACCTATCGTGGTCTCGACCGATAATCGCTTCGTAAAGGCCTCGGTGGAGGCAATGCATCAGGTCTTCGGAACCGATACCGTCTTCGTGCGCGGCGGAGGCTCCATCCCGATCGTAGGAGACTTTATCCGGGAGCTGGGTCTGCCGACCCTGATGATGGGCTTCGGTCTTCCGGACGATAATCTCCATGCCCCGAATGAGAAGTTTCATCTTGCAAACTTCCACCGCGGTATCGAATCCATTATCCGTTTCTTCGCGGCGGCCGGAGCCTGA
- a CDS encoding DHA2 family efflux MFS transporter permease subunit: MSTAVANPTMSQAVWKPHHNPWLVALTVTLATFMEVLDTSIANVALPHMAGTLGASQEEATWVLTSYLVSSAIVLPISGWLSDRFGRKRFYMTCVALFTACSLMCGLAQTLPMLIFARILQGAGGGGLAPSEQAILADTFPIEKRGQAFAVYGMAVVVAPAIGPTLGGWITDNFNWHWIFFINLPVGLLSLYLSNQMVEDPPHLQVRRKKAREERVDFFGLGLVAVGVGFLEFTLDKGQEKDWFGSQMIVTCAVLSVVTLVTFVLWEWNHSHPIVDLKLLKNRNFGTAVFLQFILGMVLFGSTVLIPQYLQVLLGYTAERAGMVLSPGGFVMMIMMAVAGRMLGKFDPRAMVAMGYIATAAGIYNLTRLDLNTAFGTVTLWRMLQVIGLPFIFIPISTLNYVGVPLDKTNQISSLSNFARNLGGSMGTALLTTFISRSAQVHQSVLAANVIPGSVQYRLYMDRVTSLLIAHGMSAAEASRLAVGRAYQEMLRQASMLSYQNAFFILSIIILLLTPLPFIMRLPEKNAKRDPEAMGGH, encoded by the coding sequence ATGTCAACCGCCGTCGCCAATCCCACCATGAGTCAGGCCGTCTGGAAGCCCCACCATAACCCCTGGCTGGTGGCTCTGACGGTCACATTGGCGACCTTTATGGAGGTGCTCGACACCTCGATCGCCAACGTCGCCCTGCCGCACATGGCCGGAACCCTGGGAGCGAGTCAGGAAGAAGCGACGTGGGTGCTGACCAGCTATCTGGTTTCGAGCGCGATCGTGCTGCCCATCTCCGGCTGGCTGTCGGACCGCTTCGGCCGCAAGCGGTTCTACATGACGTGCGTTGCACTGTTTACGGCCTGCTCGCTGATGTGCGGCCTGGCGCAGACGCTACCCATGCTGATCTTTGCCCGCATCCTGCAGGGGGCAGGCGGCGGAGGTCTTGCTCCCAGCGAACAGGCGATTCTCGCCGATACTTTTCCTATTGAAAAACGCGGCCAGGCCTTTGCCGTCTATGGAATGGCGGTGGTCGTCGCCCCGGCGATCGGCCCCACGCTGGGCGGATGGATCACGGACAACTTCAACTGGCACTGGATCTTCTTTATCAATCTTCCGGTCGGCCTTCTATCGCTCTATCTCAGCAACCAGATGGTCGAAGATCCTCCTCACCTGCAGGTTCGCAGAAAGAAAGCGCGTGAGGAGCGGGTCGACTTCTTTGGCCTTGGCCTGGTCGCCGTCGGTGTGGGGTTCCTTGAGTTCACGCTGGACAAAGGACAGGAGAAGGACTGGTTCGGGTCGCAGATGATCGTGACCTGCGCTGTGCTGTCCGTCGTCACGCTGGTCACCTTCGTCCTCTGGGAGTGGAACCACTCTCACCCTATCGTCGATCTGAAGCTGCTGAAGAACCGTAACTTTGGCACGGCAGTCTTCCTGCAGTTCATCCTGGGCATGGTGCTGTTCGGGAGCACGGTGCTGATTCCGCAATACCTGCAGGTGCTGCTGGGCTACACGGCGGAACGCGCCGGCATGGTGCTGTCGCCGGGCGGATTCGTCATGATGATCATGATGGCGGTTGCCGGACGGATGCTGGGCAAATTCGATCCGCGCGCGATGGTTGCGATGGGCTATATCGCGACCGCGGCCGGTATCTACAACCTCACCCGGTTAGACCTGAATACGGCGTTCGGCACCGTGACGCTATGGCGGATGCTCCAGGTGATCGGGCTGCCCTTTATCTTCATCCCGATCAGCACACTCAATTACGTCGGCGTTCCGCTGGATAAGACGAATCAGATCTCCAGCCTTTCGAACTTCGCCCGCAACCTGGGCGGAAGCATGGGAACAGCCCTGCTGACGACATTCATCTCGCGAAGCGCGCAGGTTCACCAGTCTGTGCTGGCAGCCAATGTGATTCCCGGAAGTGTGCAGTACCGGCTCTATATGGACCGCGTCACCTCGCTGCTGATCGCCCATGGAATGTCGGCAGCAGAGGCCTCGCGCCTCGCGGTCGGCAGAGCCTACCAGGAGATGCTGCGGCAGGCCTCCATGCTGAGCTACCAGAACGCCTTCTTCATCCTTTCGATCATCATCCTGCTGCTGACGCCGCTTCCCTTCATCATGCGGTTGCCGGAAAAGAACGCGAAGAGAGACCCTGAAGCCATGGGCGGGCACTGA
- a CDS encoding methyltransferase domain-containing protein, whose translation MATTGQNWNAAAYAANGRFVATLASPVVDLLAPQPGERILDVGCGDGALTEQIAAGGAQMKGIDSSLAMLEAARRRGLDVEQHSADALPYRAEFDAVFSNAALHWLSADRHPALLTSIHRALKPGGRFVAEMGGQGNIAAIRVALSAVFASHGIDTEEAAASYYPSPGVYRRLLEEAGFTITSIELIPRPTPLPNGMEAWLTTFRNGVLDRLSPEERQDALTETVRLLEPVLRDGDGNWVADYVRLRFSALA comes from the coding sequence ATGGCGACCACAGGACAGAACTGGAACGCGGCGGCCTATGCTGCCAACGGACGATTTGTAGCAACCCTGGCCTCTCCCGTTGTGGACCTGCTTGCTCCCCAGCCGGGCGAGAGGATTCTCGACGTGGGCTGCGGCGATGGCGCGCTCACCGAACAGATCGCAGCCGGCGGTGCCCAGATGAAAGGCATCGACAGCTCATTGGCGATGCTCGAAGCCGCCCGCAGGCGCGGACTGGACGTGGAGCAGCACAGCGCCGACGCCCTTCCCTATCGCGCCGAGTTCGACGCCGTCTTTTCGAACGCCGCTCTGCACTGGCTCTCTGCGGACCGGCACCCTGCCCTGCTGACCTCCATCCATCGGGCTCTCAAACCAGGCGGACGCTTCGTGGCGGAGATGGGCGGCCAAGGAAACATTGCAGCCATCCGGGTGGCACTGTCAGCTGTCTTTGCGAGCCATGGAATCGACACGGAAGAGGCCGCGGCCTCGTACTATCCGTCCCCCGGCGTCTATCGCCGTCTGCTGGAAGAAGCAGGTTTCACGATTACATCGATCGAACTGATCCCGCGTCCCACCCCGCTGCCAAACGGAATGGAAGCATGGCTCACCACCTTCCGGAATGGCGTGCTCGACCGGCTCTCTCCGGAAGAACGCCAAGATGCCCTGACTGAAACCGTGCGGCTGCTTGAGCCTGTCCTGCGGGATGGCGATGGAAACTGGGTGGCCGATTACGTGCGGCTGCGGTTCTCGGCCCTGGCTTAG
- a CDS encoding MarR family winged helix-turn-helix transcriptional regulator, translating to MSKRADISKLTAASETERYLQGKQNLRTMKRIMIQFRVHLDEQLRPQGLTTAQMQVLFAVRNSPGSSGAQIARSCYITPQTTQALLKHLERSGFIVRGKDAVNDRIVTARITPEGERLAESVEKNSRGLQQKLWEGISDGEMKSLSALLERCLQNLDGFDDSAAGY from the coding sequence GTGTCGAAACGGGCTGACATTTCGAAGCTGACCGCAGCGTCCGAGACGGAACGGTACCTGCAGGGAAAGCAGAACCTGCGCACCATGAAGCGCATCATGATCCAGTTTCGTGTGCACCTGGATGAGCAGCTTCGTCCGCAGGGACTCACGACCGCGCAGATGCAGGTACTGTTCGCCGTTCGCAACTCACCCGGAAGCTCGGGCGCGCAGATTGCGCGCTCCTGCTACATCACTCCACAGACCACGCAGGCATTGCTGAAGCATCTGGAGAGGTCCGGATTTATCGTCCGCGGCAAGGACGCAGTGAACGACCGGATCGTGACCGCGCGCATTACCCCGGAAGGGGAGCGCCTTGCCGAATCGGTCGAGAAGAACTCGCGCGGTCTGCAGCAGAAGCTGTGGGAGGGCATATCGGACGGCGAGATGAAGAGCCTGAGCGCCCTTCTGGAGCGGTGTCTCCAGAACCTGGACGGCTTCGACGACTCTGCCGCGGGCTACTAA
- a CDS encoding thioredoxin domain-containing protein — protein MKRAHILSTALAPFLGAALLASAQAPAAPAPAPAQTSPAQTAVPGQATQGNRPKLELQTLDPSNHPDPFPPVNQKYFTASTPTVATVDSFLKALWGYDPDRIWRVEAIQTTQAPGVSKVVVYVSDKKPNAKVSAASFFVLPDGKHAIADASGIISFGATPFADTRKTLEEHADGAHRGAAGKGLLLVEFADLQCPHCKEAQPTMDRLAQDFPNAQIVFQNFPIADIHPYAFKAAAYGYCVTKQKNDAFFAYAAEVFDKQAALTPATGDQTLKDAVTKAGLDPAAIDACASTAETKNAVQASVKLAEDIGVQQTPMLAINGRLLPLTSNLPYETLKTIVSYQAVQDGVSTGAAPLRQTPTLAH, from the coding sequence TTGAAAAGAGCTCATATTCTGTCGACCGCACTGGCGCCGTTTCTCGGTGCTGCACTCCTTGCTTCAGCGCAGGCGCCGGCTGCACCGGCCCCGGCTCCCGCACAGACATCTCCTGCTCAGACAGCAGTTCCGGGCCAGGCCACCCAGGGGAACCGCCCCAAGCTGGAACTCCAGACCCTCGATCCTTCCAACCATCCTGATCCATTCCCTCCGGTCAACCAGAAGTACTTCACTGCCAGCACCCCCACTGTCGCCACTGTCGACTCCTTCCTCAAGGCGCTCTGGGGTTACGATCCCGATCGCATCTGGAGGGTTGAGGCCATCCAGACTACCCAGGCACCCGGCGTCAGCAAGGTCGTCGTCTACGTCTCAGACAAGAAGCCCAACGCCAAGGTCTCGGCCGCCTCTTTCTTCGTGCTGCCCGATGGCAAGCACGCCATCGCCGATGCCTCAGGAATCATCTCGTTCGGGGCTACGCCGTTTGCGGATACCCGGAAGACCCTTGAGGAGCACGCCGACGGTGCGCATCGCGGAGCCGCAGGAAAAGGCCTGCTGCTGGTGGAGTTTGCCGATCTGCAGTGCCCGCACTGCAAAGAGGCCCAGCCCACCATGGACCGGCTCGCTCAGGACTTTCCCAATGCGCAGATCGTCTTCCAGAACTTCCCCATTGCCGATATCCATCCCTACGCCTTTAAAGCAGCGGCATACGGCTATTGCGTGACGAAGCAGAAGAATGACGCTTTCTTCGCCTACGCCGCCGAGGTCTTCGACAAGCAGGCTGCTCTCACTCCCGCCACCGGCGATCAGACTCTGAAGGATGCCGTGACCAAGGCTGGGCTTGATCCCGCCGCGATCGACGCCTGCGCCTCGACTGCGGAGACGAAGAACGCTGTTCAAGCCTCGGTCAAACTCGCTGAGGACATCGGCGTCCAGCAGACCCCCATGCTGGCCATCAACGGCCGCCTTCTTCCGCTGACCTCTAACCTTCCATATGAGACCCTCAAGACCATCGTCTCCTATCAGGCAGTGCAGGACGGAGTGAGCACTGGGGCCGCGCCCCTGCGCCAGACTCCAACCCTGGCCCACTAG